From a single Micromonospora pallida genomic region:
- a CDS encoding serine hydrolase domain-containing protein, translating into MVRQVQAGARVPALSVALHRADRPLWSLTVGATGNDAPLTPQTPFRIGSVTKTFTAVLVLQCRDEGLLDLDDPVGRHLDVPAHGELTVRRLLSHTSGLQREPYGDIWDSLRAPGVEQLLADLARAERVLPPARRFHYSNLGMSLLGELVGRLRGGTWVEVLADRILAPLGLTATTLRPGPHAATGFLVDAYSDHARPEQPTDFGAVGPAAQLWSTAGDMARWAAFLADPAALDPAGAVLAPTTLDEMRWPRTVTDETNWVDGFGLGLILVPQPNRVLHVGHDGAMPGFLASVYGRRGGDGTPGAMGCAVLGSAGTAAAIFGLPHRLLAASVEHDPADIEPWSPGEPAPETYRDVLGRWWGEGFEYVFHWRDGTLRARRAEDPPGKPAAVFAPLPDRPDVLRTISGREVGELLRLTRDERGRVRRMHWATYRFTRDQQTFDGYDARWPDRG; encoded by the coding sequence ATGGTGCGGCAGGTGCAGGCCGGGGCCCGGGTGCCCGCGCTGTCGGTGGCCCTGCACCGGGCGGACCGGCCGCTGTGGAGCCTCACCGTCGGCGCCACTGGCAACGACGCCCCGCTGACCCCGCAGACCCCGTTCCGGATCGGCTCGGTCACCAAGACCTTCACGGCCGTGCTGGTGCTCCAGTGCCGGGACGAGGGGCTGCTCGACCTGGACGACCCGGTGGGCCGGCACCTCGACGTGCCGGCGCACGGCGAGCTGACCGTACGTCGGCTGCTGTCGCACACCTCCGGCCTGCAACGGGAGCCGTACGGCGACATCTGGGACAGCCTGCGCGCCCCCGGGGTCGAGCAACTCCTCGCCGACCTGGCCCGGGCCGAGCGGGTGCTGCCGCCGGCCCGCCGCTTCCACTACTCCAACCTGGGCATGTCCCTGCTCGGGGAACTGGTCGGTCGGCTGCGGGGCGGCACCTGGGTGGAGGTGCTCGCCGACCGGATCCTCGCCCCGCTCGGGCTGACCGCCACCACTCTCCGGCCCGGCCCGCACGCGGCCACCGGCTTCCTGGTCGACGCGTACTCCGATCACGCCCGGCCGGAGCAGCCGACCGACTTCGGCGCGGTGGGGCCGGCGGCGCAGTTGTGGAGCACCGCCGGGGACATGGCCCGCTGGGCGGCCTTCCTCGCCGACCCGGCCGCGCTGGACCCGGCAGGCGCGGTGCTCGCCCCGACCACCCTGGACGAGATGCGCTGGCCGCGTACGGTCACCGACGAGACGAACTGGGTGGACGGCTTCGGGCTCGGCCTGATCCTCGTGCCGCAGCCGAACCGGGTGCTGCACGTCGGACACGACGGCGCGATGCCCGGCTTCCTTGCCTCGGTCTACGGCCGACGGGGCGGCGATGGGACACCGGGGGCGATGGGCTGCGCGGTGCTCGGCTCGGCCGGCACCGCCGCGGCGATCTTCGGTCTGCCGCACCGGCTGCTCGCCGCCTCGGTCGAGCACGACCCGGCCGACATCGAGCCGTGGTCCCCCGGCGAGCCGGCCCCGGAGACGTACCGGGACGTGCTGGGACGCTGGTGGGGCGAGGGCTTCGAGTACGTCTTCCACTGGCGGGACGGGACGCTGCGGGCCCGTCGGGCGGAGGATCCACCGGGCAAGCCGGCGGCGGTCTTCGCGCCGCTGCCGGACCGGCCCGACGTGCTGCGGACGATCTCCGGACGGGAGGTCGGGGAGCTGCTCCGGCTGACCCGGGACGAGCGGGGGAGGGTACGCCGGATGCACTGGGCGACCTACCGGTTCACCCGGGACCAGCAGACCTTCGACGGGTACGACGCACGCTGGCCCGACCGGGGCTGA
- a CDS encoding histidine triad nucleotide-binding protein — MPRPRRRSYHASVTSDCLFCRIVAGEIPATIVRETETTLAFRDINPKAPVHVLVIPKEHHADVATLGRDDPALAGQVLATAAEVAEAEGLVTDGFRLMFNTGPYGGQEVFHVHAHLLGGAPLGPMLAR, encoded by the coding sequence ATGCCGCGACCGCGCCGGCGGTCCTACCATGCGTCGGTGACCTCTGACTGCCTGTTCTGCCGCATCGTCGCCGGGGAGATCCCGGCCACCATCGTCCGGGAGACCGAGACCACCCTGGCCTTCCGGGACATCAACCCGAAGGCCCCGGTGCACGTGCTGGTGATCCCCAAAGAGCATCACGCCGACGTGGCCACGCTCGGCCGGGACGACCCCGCACTGGCCGGTCAGGTGCTCGCCACGGCCGCCGAGGTGGCCGAGGCCGAGGGGCTGGTCACCGACGGCTTCCGGCTGATGTTCAACACCGGACCGTACGGCGGCCAGGAGGTCTTCCACGTGCATGCGCACCTGCTCGGCGGGGCGCCGCTCGGGCCGATGCTCGCCCGCTGA